The genomic segment GCAACCGAGGGCAGCAACCAATTCCGTTATGCCGGTGGTGACTACAGCGTCAACAAAAACCTGACCTTGCAGTACTACTACGCCAACCTGGAAAACTTTTATAACCAGAACTTCCTGGGCTTGATCCACGTACTGCCACTGGGTGACGACCAGTCCTTCAAGACTGATCTGCGCTACTTCAACAGCAGCTCTGACGGCAAGAACAGCAGCGGCGCCGCCGGTTACGCGTTCAACAACAACGGTGGTTACGCCAAGCACGCCAATGAAGTTGATAACGTCACCTGGAGCACCATGTTTACCTACCAGTTGGGCGGTAGCAAATTCATGCTTGGCTATCAGAGCGTCAGTGATGACGGTGGTTTCGTCATGCTGAACCAGGGCAACGTCACCAAAGACGGCAAGCCTTTGGCGGCTAACGGTTCCAACAGCGAAGACAACGGCGGAACCAGCTTCTACCTGTACACCAACTCCGTGATCGGCAGTTTCATTCGAGCAGGTGAAGACACTTCATTCGGTCAATACACGTACGACTTCGCGCGAGTCGGCATCCCCGGCTTGAGCGCTTTCGTCAACTATCTGCGTGGCGACAATATCAAGGACAAGACACTTGCTGGCGTAGACCACACCGAATGGGAGCGTGACGCCGGTGTCGACTACGTGGTTCAGAGCGGCTACCTGAAGGGCTTCGGTACAACACTACGCACTGGCAGCTACCACTCGGGCGGAACCGGGGTCGCGAACCAGGACCAGACCCGTCTGATTTTCAATTACACCTACAACTTCCTGTAAGCGCGCTGATCGCCTAAAAAAACCCGCTTGGCGGGTTTTTTCGTTTATGTGGGTGTTGGTTGTGAGGACATTATTTCCAAGCGTCCGCCCCACACACCTTGCGTGATTAGACCGCCCCTCGTGCTTGAATAATTCAAGCGCACAGGGTGTTCTGCTCCACGTATTTCTTCGCGCAATCCGCCTCGGAACTTCCCTTCAAATTGACGTCAATATGATGGCGAATCACCCTGCTATCTCAGCGTGAACCCACAGCGCCCGGCTGCCCCCTGGCAAATCATGGAAGTGTGCAATGAGACTAATCCTCGCGGTGTTGTTGATGTTCAGCGGCTACGTTTACGCCAGCTGCGACAACATCAGCAATGATGATCAGCGTAACTACTGCAAAGCCCGGGAAGGCCGGGGCGGATGCCAAAACATCAAGGATGATGACCAGCGCAATGCCTGCAAAGCGGAAACAGAAGGCACTGGCGACTGTGGAAATATTCGCAACGATGATCAGCGCAACTATTGCAAGGCCAAGCAGGGCTCGGGGGGCTGCCAAAACATCAAGGATGACGACATGCGCAATGCCTGCAAAGGGGAAACAGGGGGCAGTGATTGTGGAAACATCCGCGATGATGACCAGCGCAACTTTTGCAAGGCCAAACAAGGCTCGGACAGTTGCAACAACATCAAGGACGATGGGCTGCGTAATCAGTGCAAATCCATGCAGCACTGATTGGCACAGGTTTGATTTCAACTAACAAGAACCCGCATCGCTGCGGGTTTTTTATAAGCTGTTCTACCCTCTACCTCGTTTCCCGATCACATCAAAAGTCCCTTCACCATAGGCACACACGCCAATTGGTGTGGCGCGTCTGATTTCGAACATTTCATTCTCCTTCAGCCATCGGTGGACGGAGAACAAAAAGCCCCGTCCATTTCTGGCGGGGCCTTGGGTGCTTACGTCAAATCCTGTGAACGCATGACCTCATGGCCCGCCAGAGGCGGTCATGGGGGAGCACATCATGTTCATACGGAATGTGTTGGTCATGGGCAAAGAATGTTTTGGATGAGCCGGGTTGTCAATTCTGCTTTGCCAGAAAACAAACCCAGCGCTGATTTGTCCAGGCATTCAGGTGCGCCGCTAAAGGTCAGCGCACACTATAAAGATCAGAAGTTGGCCGGCGTGTTGGCACTGATGATCTCCGCCTCATCCGCCCCGATATTCCTGAACCGATGTGGCAATGTCGTCGGGAAGTAATACCCGTCCCCGGCATTCAACACACTCACCTGCCCGTCCACCGTCAGCTCGACCGTCCCCCGTGTAACCAGCCCACACTCCTCCCCCTCGGCGTGCACGATCGGCTCTTCCCCGGAACTCGCTCCCGGCGCGTATTGCTCGCGCAGCAAGCGCATCTGCCGGCTCGGCACGGAGGCGCCGATCAGCAGCAGGCGCAGGCCGTCGCGGCCGAGGTCTGGCTGTTCATTGGCGCGAAATACGTATTGGTGTTCGCGCGGTGGCTGGTCGAAGGTGAAGAAGTCCGCCAGTGACATGGGGATGCCTTCGAGCAGTTTCTTGAGTGAACTGACAGAGGGGCTGACGCGATTTTGTTCGATCAGGGAGATGGTGGCATTGGTGACGCCGCTACGCCGGGCCAGCTCACGCTGGGAGAGTTTGTAGCTTTCGCGTACTAGTTTGAGTCGTGAGCCCGTGTCCATTGACTGCCTTATGTTGAGATCGACTTAAGGGGTAATGGGGGTGGATGGCGGGCGACTTTTGGCCGCGTGGAACACCGCTTCCCTGTCCCGGAACCTTGAAAGGCGGGTATTAAATCATGTTTGTGGGTGTTGCTCAGCAGGTTCGATGAATGGTGGTGGAAAAAGGGTGTTGAGCCTTGGTGGGTGGGGCTTGTGGGGTGTCAGGTGGTATTGATGCAGGCTGACAGTCCGTCTTCGCGGGCAAGCCCGCTCCCACAGTTGATTGCGGTCGGGTTCAAATTTTGTGTCCATCTCCCACAGTTGATCTTCAGTGAACATAAAATTGGTGTTCGACACAGATCCCGTGTGGGAGCGGGCTTGCCCGCGAAAGCGGTGGGTCAGGCACATTGATGCTGGATGTGCTGCCGTCTTCGCGGGCAAGCCCGCTCCCACAGTTGATTGCGGTCGGGCTCAAATTTTGTGTCCATCTCCCACGGTTGATCTTCAGTGAACATAAAATTGGTGTTCGTCACAGATCCCGTGTGGGAGCGGGCTTGCCCGCGAAAGCGGTGGGTCAGGCACATCGATGCTGGATGTGCTGCCGTCTTCGCGGGCAAGCTTGCTCCCACAGGGTTATGCGTGCGACTTGAGATTAGATACCGAACCGGTCCCGTAGCGCGTAATACGCGGCACCCATCGCGGTCAGTGGCGCCTGGAACGTGCGGCCGCCGAACATCGGCATGTGTGGCAGTGAGGCGAAGGCATCGAAGCGCTCGGCGTCGCCGCGGATCATTTCCGAGATGAGTTTGCCGGCCAGGTGCGAGCAGGTCACGCCGTGGCCACTGTAGCCTTGCATGTAGTAGGCGTTTTTCTCGATGCGGCCAAATTGCGGCATGCGGGACATGGTCAGCAGGAAGTTGCCGGTCCAGCGGTAGTCGATCTTCACGTCTTTCAATTGCGGGAAGGTCTTGAGGATTTTCGGCTTGATCAGTTGTTCGATGTCGTCCGGCTCGCGAGCGCCATAGACCACGCCACCGCCGTACAACAGGCGGTTGTCGGCAGTGAGGCGGTAGTAGTCGAGCAGGTAGTTGCAGTCTTCCACGCAGTAGTTGTTGGTGATCAGGCTGCGGGCAACTTTTTCCGACAGCGGCTCGGTGACGACGATTTGCGAGCCGCACGGCATGCTTTTGCGTGTGACGCGGTTGTCGAGATCCTGTGGCAGATAGGCGTTGCCGGCAATCAGCAGGTATTTGGCGCGAACCACACCTTTGGCGGTACGCACGGTGATCGGTTCGCCGTAGGTGATTTCCACCGCCGCCGATTGTTCATAGATTTTGCCGCCCAGACCGATGATGGCCGAGGCTTCGCCCAAGGCCAGGTTCAGCGGGTGGATGTGGCCGCCCTGCATGTCCAGCAGGCCGCCGACGTAGTTGTCGCAACCGACTTCGCGCTTCATGTCGTTGGCATCGAGCAGGGTCAGGTTTTTGTTGCCGTAGCGCTCCCAGCCACTTTTCTGCTCGGCCAGGCCTTTGAGCTGTTTCTTGTTCAGCGCGGCAAAAATACCGCCCGGACGGTAGTCGCACTGGATGTCGTAGTGCTGGATGCGCTGACGAATGATGTCGGCGCCTTCGAAGATCATGCTGCCGAGCACTTCGGCGGTTTTGTCGCCGTAGCGTTCTTCGATGACATCGACGTCGCGGCTGTAGGAGTTGACCAGTTGCCCGCCGTTGCGACCGCTGGCGCCGAAGCCGACTTTGGCGGCTTCGAGCACAGTTACGCTGTAGCCGGCCTCGGCGAGGAACAGCGCCGAGGACAAGCCAGTGTAGCCGGCGCCAATCACACAGACGTCGCATTCCACCAGTTCTTCAAGCACCGGGAAGTCGCCGATGCGATGGGTGGTGGCGGCGTAGTAGCTGTTTACATGAGTCTGTTTCATAGGTTTCTCCGAGGGCCGCCGGTACGTGCCGGCAGCCACCGCTTTAATAGGTTAGAGCTTGATCCAGGTCGCTTTGAGTTCGGTGTATTTGTCGAACGCGTGCAGCGATTTGTCCCGACCGTTACCCGACTGCTTGAACCCGCCGAACGGCGCAGTCATGTCGCCGCCGTCGTACTGGTTGACCCAGACGCTGCCGGCCCGCAGGCCGCGAGCGAAGGTGTGGGCCCTGCTCAGGTTACGGGTCCAGACGCCTGCGGCCAGGCCGAAGATGCTGTCGTTGGCAATCGCCAGCGCCTCTTCCTCGGTGTCGAAGGTGATCAGCGACAGCACCGGACCGAAAATCTCTTCCCGGGCGATGGTCATGGCATTGGTCACGCCATCGAAAATCGCCGGTTGCAGGTACAGGCCACCGGTTTCTTCGAGGGTGCGGCTGCCGCCTGCGATCAACTGCGCGCCCTGGTCCTTGCCGACCTGGATGTAGCGCAACACGTTGTCCAGTTGGCGTTGATCGACCACGGCGCCAACGGTGGTTGCCGGATCGAGCGCATGCCCCGGCTTCCAGGCTTGCAGCGCTTCCACCAGCAGTGGAATGAACTGCTCACGGATCGAACGCTCCACCAGCAAACGCGAACCGGCGGTGCAGACTTCGCCCTGGTTGAAGGCAATGCCGCTGGCCGCTGCCTGTGCTGCCGCGCGCAAATCCGGCGCGTCGGCGAACACCACGTTTGGACTCTTCCCCCCTGCTTCGAGCCAGACGCGTTTCATGTTGCTTTGCCCGGCGTAGATCAGCAGTTGCTTGGCAATCGCCGTGGAGCCGGTGAAGGCCAGCACGTCGACGTCCATGTGCAACGCCAGCGCCTTGCCAACGGTGTGGCCGTAACCCGGCAGGACGTTGAACACCCCTGCGGGGATGCCGGCGTCCAGCGCCAACTGGGCGATGCGGATCGCGGTCAGTGGTGACTTTTCCGAAGGCTTGAGGATGAACGAGTTACCCGCCGCCAGCGCCGGGGCGAACTTCCAGCTGGCCATGATCAGCGGGAAATTCCACGGCACGATGGCGGCCACCACACCCGCCGGTTCGCGAGTGATCAGGCCCAACTGATCGTGGGGCGTGGCGGCGACTTCGTCGTAGATCTTGTCGATGGCTTCGGCAGTCCAGCGGATCGCGTTGGCGGTAGCCGGGATGTCGATGGCCATGGAGTCGCTGATCGGTTTGCCCATGTCCAGGGTTTCGAGCAGTGCCAGTTCTTCCTGGTTGGCCAGGATCAGGTCGGCGAAGCGAATCAGGGTGCGCTTGCGCTCGGCCGGGGCCAACCTGGACCAAACGCCGGATTCGAAGGTGCGGCGCGCAACGGCGACGGCTGCGTTGGCGTCGGCTTCATCGGTGCTGGCGACGTTGGCCAGAAAGCGGCCGTCGACCGGGCTCAGGCATTCGAAGGTGTCGCCGCTGAGTGCTGCGACGTACTGGCCATCGATGAAGGCCCGGCCTTCGAGTGTGAGGGACTGGAAGCGTTGTTCCCAGTCGCTGCGAGTGTTTGTCATTGTTGTGACTCGACGCAGAGGAATAGTTGATCTTCAGTTTAAAACTTGAAATGCAATCCCCTGTGGGAGCGGGCTTGCCCGCGATAGCGGTGTGTCAGTCACCATCAATATCGACAGTAATGACGCCATCGCGGGCAAGCCCGCTCCCACAGCGATTGATGGTGTGTGCATACGTTGTCACACACCTTTCATCTTTAAATGATCGAGGTTCAGACCATCAAACGGTATGCAAATACCAGTTGTACTCAAGGTCGGAGATGGAGTTCTCGAACTCCGCCAGCTCGCTTTCCTTGCACGCCACGAACACGTCGATGTACAGCGGGTCGATGTATTTGGCCATGACTTCGCTGTCATCCAGCTCGCGCAAGGCATCGCGCAGGTTGTTCGGCAGGCTCTGTTCGTTCTGCTCGTAGCTGTTGCCTTCGACCGGTGGGCCAGGCTCGATTTCGTTGGTCAGGCCGTGGTGAATACCGGCCAGGACCGAGGCCATCAGCAGGTACGGGTTGGCATCGGCGCCGGCGACGCGGTGTTCGATGCGCACCGAATCGGCGGAACCGGTCGGCACGCGTACCGCTACGGTGCGGTTGTCGATGCCCCAGCTCGGCGAGTTCGGCACGTAGAACTGTGCGCCAAAGCGGCGGTACGAGTTAACGTTCGGGCACAGGAAAGCCATCTGCGCCGGCAGGGTCTCGAGCACACCGCCGATCGCGTGACGCAGTGCGGCGTTCTGCTCGGGATCCTCGCTGGCGAAGATGTTGTTGCCTTGCTTGTCGAGAATCGAAATATGTACGTGTAGACCATTACCCGCCTGGCCCGGATACGGCTTGGCCATGAAAGTGGTGTCCATCTCGTGGTCGTAGGCGATGTTCTTCACCAGACGCTTGAGCAGCACCGCGTAGTCGCAAGCCTTGATCGGGTCGGAGACGTGATGCAGGTTGACTTCGAATTGCGCCGGGGCGCTTTCCTTGACGATGGCGTCCGCCGGGATGCCCTGCTCTTTCGCGCCTTCAAGGATGTCTTGCAGGCAATCGACGTATTCGTCCAGGTCGTCGATCAGGTACACCTGAGTCGAGTGCGGACGTTTGCCGGACACCGGCGAGCGTGGTGATTGCGGACGACCGTTCACGTTGTCCTGATCGATCAGATAGAACTCCAGTTCGAACGCCGCACAGATGGTCAGGCGCATGTCATCGAACTTGCTCACCACCTGACGCAGCACTTCGCGAGGGTCGGCGAAGAACGGCTGGCCTTCGAGTTCGTGCATGGTCATCAGCAGTTGCGCAGTCGGGCGCTTCTGCCACGGCTCGATGCTGAGGGTATTGGGGATGGGAAAGCAGATTCGGTCTGAGTCGCCGATGTCCAGACCCAGGCCGGTGCTTTCCACCGTGGAACCGTTGATGTCCAGAGCAAACAGAGAGGCCGGGAGGTTGATGCCTTTTTCGTAGACCTTATGAAGACTGGTGCGCTCGATGCGCTTGCCGCGCACCACACCGTTCATATCCGCAATCAGAAGGTCGACGTACAAAACCTCAGGATATTTCTTAAGGAATGCGTTTGCTTCGTTGAGTTGAACGGCACGCAGAGGGACCGACATGATGCACCTATTAGCTGTTAATTATTATGTTCACTACCCTGTCACGAGCCCAGTCAATCCGAAAGGCAAAGTGAAGTCAATAGCGAACACATGGCCTTTCAAGGCTTATTTCAGGGGCTTTTTTGGGCACGAGAGTGCCAGATCCGGCGCCAGAGCCGCGCAGACCCTCAGCTTCAGACGATCGGCGTTTAGAATTTTTTACATGAGAGTTGTTAATTAAAATCAACAAGGCTAAGCTCCGGAAAAGCTCGTTCAAGTGTGAAACTTCGAGGTGATAAAAATGGCATTCAAGCCATTGATCGGCGTTACTGCGTGCGTCAAACAGATTGGCCTGCACCCCTACCACGTCAGCGGCGACAAGTACTTGCGTGCTGTCAGCGTCGCGGCCCTGGGGTTGCCCGTGATCATTCCTTCTTTAGGCGACCTGACCGAAATCGATGATCTGCTCGCGCAGCTCGACGGTCTGTTGCTGACCGGCTCACCGTCGAATGTGGAGCCCTTTCACTATCAAGGCCCGGCCAGCGCTCCCGGCACGGATCACGATCCGGCGCGGGACGCCACCACCCTCCCTTTATTACGTGCAGCCATCGCGGCGGGCGTTCCGGTGCTCGGCATTTGCCGGGGCTTCCAGGAAATGAACGTGGCGTTCGGCGGCAGCCTGCACCAGAAGGTGCATGAGTTGCCCGGCATGCTCGATCACCGCGAGGCGGACAGTCCGGAGCTGGCGGTGCAATACGCACCGGCGCATACGGTCACCGTGCAACCGGGTGGTGTATTCGAAGCGCTGCAGTTGCCTGGCGAATTCAGGGTCAATTCGATTCACAGTCAGGGCATCGACCGCCTGGCGCCCGGCCTGCGCAGCGAAGCGATTGCGCCGGACGGCTTGATCGAGGCGATCTCGGTGGAGCACAGCCCGACCTTTGCTGTCGGCGTGCAATGGCACCCGGAATGGCAGGTGCTGTCGAACCCGCCCTACTTGAGTATTTTCCAGGCGTTTGGCGATGCGTGCCGGCGACGGGCCGAGTTGCGTAACCAGCGCTGATTCAAAAAAACAAATTCAATCCTTTACTGCCCCCGTGAGCCAGACGGGCGTGCCTTTGCGCGCCGGTCACTCGCGACAACAACACACCGCGATAACAACAAGTACTACCAGGCAGCCAGGACGGCGGCGCCGAATAAGCCTGATTGGAATGGGCCAGTGATTCAAACGAAAAACCCTGTGGGAGCGGGCTTGCCCGCGAAAGCGGTGGATCAGCCAACGATGATGTCGACTGACACGCAGCCATCGCGGGCAAGCCCGCCCCCACAAGGGATCAGCGTTTCGATTGACTGGCATTACCTGACACGGGCTTGCAATCAACTATTAAGTCAGGCCGCGTTGGCCCGACGACTGAAACCTGTTGGGAGTTTCACATGGCAAACGCCTCCAGCACTTACAGGAAGGCTCTTGAAGGTCACCAGGCACCGAAAAAGGTGTTGGTGAAAGTCGACCGCGTCACCAAGAAATTCGACGAAACCACCGCCGTGGATGACGTCTCGCTGGAAATCCATCAAGGCGAGATCTTCGCCCTGCTCGGCGGTTCCGGCTCCGGCAAATCGACCCTGCTGCGCATGCTCGCCGGTTTCGAACGGCCGACCGAAGGCCGGATCCTGCTCGACGGTGTCGACATCACCGACATGCCGCCCTACGAACGGCCGATCAACATGATGTTCCAGTCCTACGCACTGTTCCCGCACATGACGGTGGCGCAGAACATCGCCTTCGGCCTCAAGCAGGATCGTTTGTCCGCCAGCGAAATCGACGCCCGTGTCGAAGAGATGCTGCGCCTGGTGCACATGACCCAATACGCCAAACGCAAACCCCATCAGTTGTCCGGTGGTCAGCGTCAGCGTGTGGCGCTGGCCCGTTCCCTGGCCAAGCGTCCGAAGCTGCTGCTGCTCGACGAACCGATGGGCGCGCTGGATAAAAAGCTGCGCTCGCAAATGCAGCTGGAACTGGTGCAGATCATCGAGCGGGTCGGCGTGACCTGCGTGATGGTGACCCACGACCAGGAAGAAGCCATGACCATGGCCGAGCGCATCGCGATCATGCACCTGGGCTGGATTGCCCAGATCGGCAGCCCGGTAGACATTTATGAAGCGCCGGTCAGCCGCATGGTCTGCGAATTCATCGGCAACGTGAACGCCTTCGACGGCACCGTGGTAGACGATCAGGAAGGCCACGCAATCATTCACAGCCCGGACCTGGAGCAGAAGATCTACGTCGGCCACGGCGTCAGTACATCGGTGCAAGACAAGTCGATCACCTACGCCATCCGCCCGGAAAAAATGCTGGTCAGCACCCTCAAGCCCGAGGTCCTCTACAACTGGTCCCGAGGCAAGGTGCATGACATCGCCTACCTTGGCGGGCACTCGGTGTTCTACGTCGAATTGCCGGGTGGCAAGATCGTCCAGTCGTTCATGGCCAACGCCGAACGCCGTGGCGCGCGGCCGACCTGGGACGATCAGGTCTACGTGTGGTGGGAAGACGACAGCGGCGTGGTACTGCGCTCATGAAAACCTTCAATCAGCAATTTCTGAGGCTGGTCCCCAGCGGGCGCAAGATGGTGATCGGCATTCCGTTCATCTGGCTGTTCCTGTTTTTCATGCTGCCGTTCTTCCTGGTGATGAAGATCAGCTTCTCGGAAGCGGCGCTGGCAATTCCGCCGTACACCGAGATCTACAACTTCGTCGACCAGAAACTGCAAGTGCTGCTGAACCTGGGCAACTACGCGCTGCTGACCCAGGATGAGCTGTACATCTCGGCTTATCTTGGCTCGTTGAAGGTGGCGTTTTTCAGCACCTTGATGTGCCTGGGCATCGGCTTTCCGATGGCGTATGCGATCACCAAAGCGAGCAAGGAAGCGCAAAACGTCCTGCTGCTGTTGATCATGATGCCGACCTGGACCGCGATCCTGATCCGCGTCTACGCGTGGATGGGCATCCTCAGCAACAACGGTTTGCTCAACGCGTTTCTGATGTGGAGCGGGCTGACCGATCACCCGATCGAGATCCTCAACACCAACACCGCCGTCTACATTGGCGTGGTGTATGCGTATCTGCCGTTCATGGTGCTGCCGCTGTATGCCAACCTGGTGAAACACGATGGCAGCCTGCTGGAAGCCGCCTCGGACCTGGGTTCGAGCAACTTCAACAACTTCTGGAAAATCACCGTGCCGCTGGCCAAGAACGGCATCATCGCCGGCTGCATGCTGGTGTTCATTCCGGTGGTGGGTGAGTTCGTGATTCCGGAACTGCTGGGTGGCCCGGAGACGCTGATGATCGGCCGTGTGCTGTGGCAAGAATTCTTCAACAACCGCGACTGGCCGGTGGCATCCGCCTTGGCAGTGGTGATGCTGTTGATCCTGATTGTGCCGATTCTGCTGTTCAACCGCAGTCAGGCCAAAGAGATGGAGGCACGGGGATGAAACGCTTCGGATTTTCAAAGTTCATGCTGATCTTCGGCCTGACGTTCATCTACCTGCCGATGCTGATCCTGGTGATCTACTCGTTCAACGCCTCCAAACTGGTGACGGTGTGGGGCGGCTGGTCGGTGAAGTGGTACGTCGGCCTGCTCGACAACACGCAACTGATGGGTTCGGTGGTGCGCTCGCTGGAAATCGCCTGCTACACCGCGATTGCCGCAGTGGCGCTCGGTACGCTGGCGGCATTTGTGCTGACCCGCGTGACACGTTTCAAGGGTCGCACGCTGTTCGGCGGTTTGGTCACGGCGCCGCTGGTGATGCCGGAAGTGATTACCGGTCTGTCGTTGTTGCTGCTGTTCGTGGCGATGGCGCAACTGATCGGATGGCCACAGGAGCGCGGCATCGTCACCATCTGGATCGCCCACACCACGTTTTGTGCCGCCTATGTGGCGGTGGTAGTCTCCGCCCGCCTGCGCGAGCTGGACCTGTCCATCGAAGAGGCTGCCATGGACCTCGGTGCCAAGCCGTTGAAGGTGTTCTTCCTGATCACCATCCCGATGATCGCGCCATCGCTGGCGGCAGGCGGCATGATGTCCTTCGCCCTGTCGCTGGATGACCTGGTGCTGGCGAGCTTCGTCTCCGGCCCTGGCTCCACGACCTTGCCGATGGAAGTGTTCTCGGCGGTGCGTCTGGGTGTGAAACCGGAGATCAACGCCGTGGCCAGCCTGATTCTGCTGGCAGTGTCCATCGTCACATTCATGGTCTGGTACTTCAGCCGCAAGGCCGAAGCCAACCGCAAACGGGCGATTCAGGAAGCCATGGACCAGACGGCCAGCGAATCGTGGCAGCAACCGGCCAAGCAGCGAGTTGCAGCGACGGTTTAGGACTAAAGCTATCGAGTTAACTGTGGCGAGCGGGCTTGCTCGCGCTGGGCAGCGAAGCGGCGCCAAGACCTTTGATCCTGGTGTATCAGACGCACCGCGCAGGATGGTTGTGCGACTGCTTCGCAGCCGAGCGCGAGCAAGCTCCCTCGCCACAGGTTTTGTGTTTTATAAAAAGAAAATGGAGTTGTACCGATGAAAATGTTTGCCAGGACTCTGCTGACACTGTCCTTGTTGGGCACGATTGCCACCGGCGCCCAGGCCAATGACAAGGTACTGCGCGTCTACAACTGGTCGGATTACATCGCCCCGGACACCGTCAAGAAGTTCGAGGAGGAGACCGGCATCCGCGTGACCTACGATGTGTTCGACAGCAACGAAACCCTTGAGGCGCGCCTGCTGGCCGGCAAATCCGGGTATGACATCGTGGTGCCGTCCAACAGTTTCCTGGCCAAGCAGATCAAGGCCGGCGTCTATCAGACGCTGGACAAATCGAAGCTGCCGAACTGGAAAAACCTCAACCCGGTGCTGCTGAAAAACGCCTCGGCGAGCGATCCGGGCAACGCCCACGCGTTCCCGTACATGTGGGGTTCGATCGGTATCGGCTTTAACCCGGACAAGGTCAGGGAAGTCCTCGGGGCCGATGCGCCGACCGATTCCTGGGACCTGCTGTTCAAGCCGCAAAACGCCGCCAAACTGAAAGCCTGCGGCATCAGTTTCCTTGATTCGCCCACCGAAATGCTGCCAGCCGCCCTGCACTACCTGGGCTACCCGGTGAACTCGCAGGACAAGGCACACATCGCCGAAGCCGAAGCGCTGTTCATGAAGATCCGGCCGTCGGTGGCGTATTTCCACTCCTCGAAATACATCTCCGACCTGGCCAACGGCAACATCTGCGTGGCGGTCGGTTATTCCGGCGACGTGCTGCAGGCCAAGGCGCGCGCCAAAGAGGCTGGCGGCATGGTGAAGATCGACTACAGCATCCCCAAAGAAGGCGCCGGCAGTTTCTACGACATGGTTGCCATCCCCCGTGATGCCGCCAACGTCGACAACGCCTACCTGTTCATGAATTTCCTGATGCGCCCGGACATCATCGCCGAAGTCACCAACAGCGTCGGCTACAGCAACGCCAACGCGGCGGCGACGCCGTTGGTGGATGAAGCGATTCGCAACGATCCGGGGTCTTACCCC from the Pseudomonas sp. N3-W genome contains:
- a CDS encoding ABC transporter ATP-binding protein, whose product is MANASSTYRKALEGHQAPKKVLVKVDRVTKKFDETTAVDDVSLEIHQGEIFALLGGSGSGKSTLLRMLAGFERPTEGRILLDGVDITDMPPYERPINMMFQSYALFPHMTVAQNIAFGLKQDRLSASEIDARVEEMLRLVHMTQYAKRKPHQLSGGQRQRVALARSLAKRPKLLLLDEPMGALDKKLRSQMQLELVQIIERVGVTCVMVTHDQEEAMTMAERIAIMHLGWIAQIGSPVDIYEAPVSRMVCEFIGNVNAFDGTVVDDQEGHAIIHSPDLEQKIYVGHGVSTSVQDKSITYAIRPEKMLVSTLKPEVLYNWSRGKVHDIAYLGGHSVFYVELPGGKIVQSFMANAERRGARPTWDDQVYVWWEDDSGVVLRS
- a CDS encoding ABC transporter permease subunit translates to MKTFNQQFLRLVPSGRKMVIGIPFIWLFLFFMLPFFLVMKISFSEAALAIPPYTEIYNFVDQKLQVLLNLGNYALLTQDELYISAYLGSLKVAFFSTLMCLGIGFPMAYAITKASKEAQNVLLLLIMMPTWTAILIRVYAWMGILSNNGLLNAFLMWSGLTDHPIEILNTNTAVYIGVVYAYLPFMVLPLYANLVKHDGSLLEAASDLGSSNFNNFWKITVPLAKNGIIAGCMLVFIPVVGEFVIPELLGGPETLMIGRVLWQEFFNNRDWPVASALAVVMLLILIVPILLFNRSQAKEMEARG
- a CDS encoding ABC transporter permease subunit; protein product: MKRFGFSKFMLIFGLTFIYLPMLILVIYSFNASKLVTVWGGWSVKWYVGLLDNTQLMGSVVRSLEIACYTAIAAVALGTLAAFVLTRVTRFKGRTLFGGLVTAPLVMPEVITGLSLLLLFVAMAQLIGWPQERGIVTIWIAHTTFCAAYVAVVVSARLRELDLSIEEAAMDLGAKPLKVFFLITIPMIAPSLAAGGMMSFALSLDDLVLASFVSGPGSTTLPMEVFSAVRLGVKPEINAVASLILLAVSIVTFMVWYFSRKAEANRKRAIQEAMDQTASESWQQPAKQRVAATV
- a CDS encoding polyamine ABC transporter substrate-binding protein, yielding MKMFARTLLTLSLLGTIATGAQANDKVLRVYNWSDYIAPDTVKKFEEETGIRVTYDVFDSNETLEARLLAGKSGYDIVVPSNSFLAKQIKAGVYQTLDKSKLPNWKNLNPVLLKNASASDPGNAHAFPYMWGSIGIGFNPDKVREVLGADAPTDSWDLLFKPQNAAKLKACGISFLDSPTEMLPAALHYLGYPVNSQDKAHIAEAEALFMKIRPSVAYFHSSKYISDLANGNICVAVGYSGDVLQAKARAKEAGGMVKIDYSIPKEGAGSFYDMVAIPRDAANVDNAYLFMNFLMRPDIIAEVTNSVGYSNANAAATPLVDEAIRNDPGSYPPQEVMATLYAIPDMPIGIQRVMTRGWTRVKLGK